The proteins below come from a single Odontesthes bonariensis isolate fOdoBon6 chromosome 18, fOdoBon6.hap1, whole genome shotgun sequence genomic window:
- the LOC142367464 gene encoding tubulin beta chain-like produces MREIVHMQAGQCGNQIGAKFWEVISDEHGIDPTGTYHGDSDLQLDRISVYYNEATGGKYVPRAILVDLEPGTMDSVRSGPFGQIFRPDNFVFGQSGAGNNWAKGHYTEGAELVDSVLDVVRKEAESCECLQGFQLTHSLGGGTGSGMGTLLISKIREEYPDRIMNTFSVVPSPKVSDTVVEPYNATLSVHQLVENTDETYCIDNEALYDICFRTLKLTTPTYGDLNHLVSATMSGVTTCLRFPGQLNADLRKLAVNMVPFPRLHFFMPGFAPLTSRGSQQYRALTVPELTQQVFDAKNMMAACDPRHGRYLTVAAVFRGRMSMKEVDEQMLNVQNKNSSYFVEWIPNNVKTAVCDIPPRGLKMAVTFIGNSTAIQELFKRISEQFTAMFRRKAFLHWYTGEGMDEMEFTEAESNMNDLVSEYQQYQDATAEEEGEFEEDVEEDA; encoded by the exons TTCTGGGAGGTGATCAGTGACGAGCACGGCATCGACCCAACAGGAACCTACCACGGAGACAGCGACCTGCAGCTGGACAGGATCAGTGTGTACTACAACGAAGCCACTG GTGGGAAGTATGTGCCCCGAGCCATCCTCGTTGACCTGGAACCAGGCACCATGGACTCGGTCCGCTCTGGGCCCTTTGGACAAATCTTCAGACCCGACAACTTTGTCTTTG GTCAGAGCGGAGCAGGAAACAACTGGGCCAAAGGTCACTACACGGAGGGGGCGGAGCTTGTGGACTCGGTCCTGGACGTGGTGAGGAAGGAGGCCGAGAGCTGCGAGTGCCTGCAGGGTTTCCAGCTCACGCACTCCCTGGGGGGAGGCACCGGCTCCGGTATGGGAACCCTGCTGATCAGCAAGATCAGAGAGGAGTACCCCGACCGCATCATGAACACCTTCAGCGTGGTGCCGTCTCCAAAG GTGTCGGACACGGTGGTGGAGCCGTACAACGCCACCCTCTCCGTCCACCAGCTGGTAGAAAACACAGACGAGACCTACTGCATTGACAACGAGGCCCTGTATGACATCTGCTTCCGCACTCTCAAACTCACCACGCCCACCTACGGAGACCTCAACCACCTGGTCTCAGCCACCATGAGCGGCGTCACCACCTGCCTCCGTTTCCCCGGCCAGCTGAACGCCGATCTGAGGAAGCTGGCCGTCAACATGGTGCCCTTCCCTCGTCTCCACTTCTTCATGCCCGGCTTCGCCCCTCTGACGAGCCGGGGCAGCCAGCAGTACCGCGCCCTGACGGTGCCCGAGCTCACCCAGCAGGTGTTCGACGCCAAAAACATGATGGCGGCGTGCGACCCCCGCCACGGACGCTACCTGACGGTCGCCGCTGTCTTCCGCGGCCGGATGTCCATGAAGGAGGTGGACGAGCAGATGCTGAACGTGCAGAACAAGAACAGCAGCTACTTCGTGGAGTGGATCCCCAACAATGTCAAGACGGCCGTGTGCGACATCCCGCCACGCGGCCTCAAGATGGCCGTCACCTTCATCGGCAACAGCACGGCCATACAGGAGCTGTTCAAACGCATCTCTGAGCAGTTCACCGCCATGTTCCGCCGCAAGGCCTTCCTGCACTGGTACACCGGCGAGGGCATGGACGAGATGGAGTTCACCGAGGCCGAGAGCAACATGAACGACCTGGTGTCCGAGTACCAGCAGTACCAGGACGCCACGGCCGAGGAGGAGGGCGAGTTTGAGGAGGACGTGGAGGAGGACGCCTAA